CCAGGCCAGGCGGAGCTCGGGCGATCGAGGCGGCAGCGGCAGAGCGATTTCCAGCAACCGTCTCACTTCGGGCACGGTCAACTCGGCAAGAAAGGGTTCAGCCTCCCCTTTTTTTCGTTCCGCCTGAGACGAAGCGAGGCGAGCCAGGCATGGGCCATCATGGATAGGGTGATATGTCGATACCAGCTATGCCAGTGACGCACCTCATACTGATCCATACCGGTTTCGCCTTTGCCTTCCTCGATGCACTGCTCGACGGTGTAGCGGGTGGAGGCGACCTGGGCCAGAGTGAGGAGGTCGGTCTCAGCCGGTGCATTGGAGAGATAGAAGGCCAGGTCGTCGGGATCGGATACAGAGCGGCGTACCAACAGCCATGCATCTCGTCCGGGCAGTTGCTCCTGCTGTTCTACGATGCGTCGGCAGGCCCAATCGTAGATGCGTGGGCCTTTCTCACCTTCGGCTACCTCCAGGCGCTGCCAACGGTTCTCCGGCCAGGAAGCCACCAGGGCCAGAATCGGAATGGGTTGGGCCTCCTCATCGACGACTCGTTCCCGGACCGGTCTTCTGCCCCAGCCCTGCCAGGGAGGGACACCCACCTCCGGACGTTCGAGCCAGACCGAGCTATGGGAACGCACGGCCAAGACGTACCAACGACCACTCTCGGCCACGGCGTCGCGCAGATAGGCTGCTTCACCGTAGACCTCGTCGCCGGTCACCCAGCGCATGGGGACACCAGCGGCCCAGGCGTGGCGCAACATCTCCACCGCCAGTTGGGGTTTGGTCTGAAAAAGCACATCCTCTGGAATCTTGGCCTCAGCCCGGCGTTGGGGATCATCACACCAGCTCTCCGGCAGATAGAGACGGCGGTCCAAAAAGGCGTGACCTTTCGGGCTGACGTAGCTCAAGAAGACACCCAGTTGGCAGTTTTCCGTCTTGCCCGCCGTGCCGCTGTACTGCCGCTGGACCCCCGCCGATTTCTCTCCCTTCTTGAGAAAACCGGTCTCGTCTACCACACCGATTCCCTCATCGTCGCCAAAATGGGCGCTGACGTAGTGCTGCAACTCATCTCGAGCCCCGTCCTCGTCCCAGTTCGCACTGTACAACAGGCGCTGGGTCGCATCCGGCGTCTTATCGCCTATGGCTTCCGCCAACTGCCAGCCGTTCTTGCGCTCCACCGGCGAGACCAGCCCGTGCAGGTACTTGACCGCCTGTTCGCGTACCTCTCGTCGTCCAAAGTAGGGAGCAAAACGACTGTGAAACCCTTCAAAATCCTTCGCCCATTCTTTCAATTCGCTCAGTTCCATGGCTCCTCCGGCTCATTGAGTTCCATTCCATTATCTCCGGTTAGAGCCTCATTCGCTAATCTGCGGTTGTAGTA
This region of Litorilinea aerophila genomic DNA includes:
- a CDS encoding IS701 family transposase; translation: MELSELKEWAKDFEGFHSRFAPYFGRREVREQAVKYLHGLVSPVERKNGWQLAEAIGDKTPDATQRLLYSANWDEDGARDELQHYVSAHFGDDEGIGVVDETGFLKKGEKSAGVQRQYSGTAGKTENCQLGVFLSYVSPKGHAFLDRRLYLPESWCDDPQRRAEAKIPEDVLFQTKPQLAVEMLRHAWAAGVPMRWVTGDEVYGEAAYLRDAVAESGRWYVLAVRSHSSVWLERPEVGVPPWQGWGRRPVRERVVDEEAQPIPILALVASWPENRWQRLEVAEGEKGPRIYDWACRRIVEQQEQLPGRDAWLLVRRSVSDPDDLAFYLSNAPAETDLLTLAQVASTRYTVEQCIEEGKGETGMDQYEVRHWHSWYRHITLSMMAHAWLASLRLRRNEKKGRLNPFLPS